From the Caballeronia sp. LZ062 genome, one window contains:
- a CDS encoding aromatic-ring-hydroxylating dioxygenase subunit beta, with protein sequence MMDDRNALLSDQTFARAIEFIWREAELLDRRDYRAWLELWDPDGIYVVPIDPDTTDYEATLNYAFDDQHMRELRVQRMTSGYSASASDAARTVRTVSRFTRSSDSADLMEVKSSQIIIAYKRGVSTIFAADLTHKIRMANGQPTLVEKVIRLINSTEALNAIGFLL encoded by the coding sequence ATGATGGACGACCGTAACGCACTTCTCTCCGACCAGACCTTTGCTCGCGCTATCGAATTCATCTGGCGTGAAGCCGAACTTCTGGACCGGCGCGACTACCGGGCGTGGCTCGAACTGTGGGACCCCGATGGCATCTACGTGGTGCCCATCGACCCCGACACGACCGACTACGAAGCGACACTGAACTACGCATTCGACGACCAGCACATGCGCGAACTGCGCGTGCAGCGCATGACGTCCGGCTATTCGGCTTCCGCCAGCGACGCTGCACGTACGGTGCGCACCGTGTCGCGCTTCACGCGGTCTTCGGATAGCGCGGACCTCATGGAAGTGAAGTCCTCGCAGATCATCATTGCGTACAAGCGCGGCGTGTCGACTATTTTTGCCGCCGATCTGACGCATAAGATAAGGATGGCTAACGGACAACCGACGCTCGTCGAGAAAGTTATCCGCCTGATCAATTCGACCGAAGCACTGAACGCCATCGGCTTCCTGCTTTGA
- a CDS encoding tautomerase family protein, which translates to MPTLEVYLPQGHSDERKTSLIQGLTQATVDAIGASAESVRILLSELPASNIGLGGKLTPAALPVIIAILIAGRTEAQKEALIKDLSETSASVLDVPLQSTRVMIKDIPNTDFGLGGKTARALGR; encoded by the coding sequence ATGCCGACACTCGAAGTCTATCTGCCTCAGGGTCACTCCGACGAGCGCAAGACATCGCTCATCCAGGGTCTGACCCAAGCGACCGTCGACGCGATTGGCGCGTCCGCCGAGTCCGTGCGCATTCTGCTGTCGGAGCTGCCGGCCTCGAACATCGGACTGGGCGGGAAACTGACACCCGCTGCGTTGCCGGTCATCATCGCGATCTTGATTGCGGGCCGCACAGAGGCGCAGAAAGAGGCGCTCATCAAGGATCTTTCGGAGACCAGCGCCTCCGTCCTCGATGTGCCTTTGCAGTCCACGCGCGTCATGATCAAAGACATTCCCAATACCGATTTCGGCTTGGGCGGCAAGACCGCTCGCGCGTTGGGCCGATAA
- a CDS encoding nuclear transport factor 2 family protein, protein MTDTTIESLQLRLRLLEARDAVRKTIARYMALCDVPARALDGESLAALFSDDAVWEGIGPQYADKFGRLQGPGAIVTMLQRYLPPTPHFATNVHFLTSEHIEVHGDTAKGRWIMLQASGYVDAKAELIAARLEVDFNPSPHREDVWLIRHFRTERMFDAPWRMNSAQGARA, encoded by the coding sequence ATGACGGACACGACCATTGAGAGTCTGCAACTGCGCTTGCGCCTGCTGGAAGCGCGCGACGCGGTTCGCAAGACCATTGCCCGATACATGGCGCTCTGCGATGTGCCGGCACGCGCGCTGGACGGCGAGTCGCTGGCGGCGCTCTTTAGCGATGATGCCGTGTGGGAAGGCATCGGTCCGCAGTATGCGGACAAGTTCGGCCGCTTGCAGGGGCCGGGCGCCATCGTCACGATGCTGCAACGCTACTTGCCGCCCACGCCGCACTTTGCCACGAACGTTCACTTCCTCACGAGCGAGCATATCGAGGTACACGGCGACACGGCGAAAGGCCGCTGGATCATGTTGCAGGCATCCGGCTATGTCGATGCAAAAGCCGAACTCATCGCAGCGCGGCTCGAAGTGGATTTCAATCCCTCGCCGCACCGTGAAGACGTGTGGCTGATTCGTCACTTCCGCACAGAGCGCATGTTCGACGCGCCCTGGCGCATGAACTCGGCGCAAGGAGCCCGTGCATGA
- a CDS encoding amidase, translating into MSAFLRMFDLASHAAADAPTIAIKDSIDVAGYPTTAASRALADAPPAPRHAEVVQRLLDAGWRITGKTNMHELAFGMTGINDFSGTPVNPQNPARIPGGSSSGSASAVGLHLVDAALGTDTGGSVRCPAACCGVIGLKPTFGRVSREGVAPRQTSLDCVGPFAREMNSIIDVMLAIDASFQVGRARRDVTGLRVALPEVEADGEIRDAVAAAVARSGLASRAVQLKSLRDAFTAGLAVINAETWHAFGHLVGSGKLGPDIMARLTAAANTQDSELVAAERIRRVFIGQVDRVLEDSDVLILPTLPSPPITIEAARAGASVIAMSSLIRPFNLSGHPALTLPVPIDGTSIKAGLQIVGRRGDDETVCAVAAYFEAMRAPNAK; encoded by the coding sequence ATGAGCGCCTTTCTGCGGATGTTCGATCTCGCTTCGCACGCCGCTGCGGATGCGCCGACAATCGCAATCAAAGACAGCATCGATGTAGCCGGCTATCCGACGACCGCGGCCAGCCGCGCGCTCGCAGATGCGCCGCCTGCGCCGCGGCATGCAGAAGTCGTTCAGCGTCTCCTCGATGCAGGCTGGCGCATTACCGGCAAGACGAACATGCACGAGCTCGCGTTCGGCATGACAGGAATCAACGACTTCAGTGGGACGCCCGTCAACCCGCAAAATCCGGCTCGTATTCCCGGGGGTTCGTCGAGCGGCTCGGCATCGGCCGTAGGCTTGCATCTCGTCGATGCGGCGCTCGGCACGGATACGGGCGGCTCGGTGCGCTGCCCTGCCGCATGCTGCGGCGTCATCGGACTGAAGCCGACGTTCGGACGCGTATCGCGCGAAGGCGTCGCGCCGCGCCAGACATCGCTCGACTGTGTCGGTCCTTTTGCACGGGAGATGAATAGCATCATCGACGTGATGCTCGCGATCGATGCGTCGTTCCAGGTCGGCCGTGCGCGCCGCGACGTGACCGGACTGCGCGTCGCGCTGCCCGAAGTGGAAGCCGACGGCGAAATCCGCGATGCGGTAGCGGCGGCCGTCGCGCGGAGCGGACTGGCGTCGCGTGCCGTACAGCTGAAATCCCTGCGCGACGCCTTCACGGCGGGGCTCGCCGTCATCAACGCGGAGACGTGGCATGCGTTCGGTCATCTGGTCGGCAGCGGAAAGCTCGGTCCGGACATCATGGCGCGCCTCACCGCCGCCGCGAACACGCAGGACTCGGAACTCGTTGCAGCCGAGCGCATCCGTCGCGTCTTCATAGGCCAGGTCGACCGCGTGCTGGAAGACTCGGACGTCCTCATCCTTCCGACGCTGCCGTCGCCGCCTATCACCATCGAGGCCGCGAGGGCGGGCGCTTCGGTCATTGCAATGTCGTCGCTTATCCGGCCGTTCAACCTGAGCGGCCATCCTGCGCTGACGTTACCGGTTCCGATCGATGGGACATCGATCAAGGCGGGGTTGCAGATTGTCGGCCGACGCGGCGACGACGAGACAGTTTGCGCCGTCGCCGCGTACTTCGAAGCGATGCGCGCTCCCAATGCAAAATAA
- a CDS encoding SDR family oxidoreductase: MTKRVVLVTGAARGLGEAVTRRFHGAGYNVALGDIAVDAAERLARELSSDEASAFAVKLDVTKKAHFEAARDALLDRWGAIDVLVNNAGVSKIVPAMDITAEQFDEVMDVNLRSVLFGCQVFGQHFAMQGAGRIVNIASLAGQNGGSATGAHYAAAKGGAITLTKTFARDLSAHGVTVNAISPGPLDLAVVHDSVPPDILQKVIAGIPVGRLGSASYVADVAVLLASADAYFANGACWDINGGLFMR; this comes from the coding sequence ATGACGAAGAGAGTCGTGCTTGTAACCGGCGCTGCCCGCGGCCTCGGTGAAGCGGTGACGCGCCGCTTCCACGGTGCCGGCTACAACGTCGCGCTGGGCGATATCGCTGTCGATGCTGCCGAAAGACTCGCGCGCGAGCTAAGCAGCGACGAAGCGAGCGCGTTCGCCGTGAAGCTCGACGTAACGAAGAAGGCACATTTCGAAGCGGCACGCGATGCGCTGCTCGACCGGTGGGGTGCGATTGACGTGCTCGTGAACAATGCAGGCGTATCGAAGATCGTGCCGGCAATGGATATCACCGCCGAGCAATTCGACGAGGTGATGGACGTCAATCTTCGCAGCGTGTTGTTTGGCTGTCAGGTGTTCGGGCAGCACTTTGCCATGCAGGGCGCCGGACGCATCGTCAACATCGCCTCCCTCGCGGGACAGAACGGCGGCTCGGCTACCGGTGCCCACTACGCCGCGGCCAAAGGCGGCGCCATTACGCTTACCAAAACTTTTGCGCGCGATCTCTCCGCGCACGGTGTGACCGTCAACGCAATATCGCCGGGTCCACTGGATCTGGCTGTCGTGCATGACAGCGTACCGCCAGACATACTGCAAAAGGTGATTGCGGGCATTCCGGTAGGCCGCCTGGGCTCCGCGAGCTATGTCGCAGACGTCGCCGTGTTGCTCGCATCCGCCGATGCCTACTTTGCCAACGGCGCGTGCTGGGACATCAATGGGGGACTCTTCATGCGCTGA
- a CDS encoding MBL fold metallo-hydrolase has translation MLPIADRWFELKRISDEITLLWEPHVVPLMRCNIWHVRGRDRDLMIDTGMGIASLRDAARHLLQKNVIAVATHTHSDHVGGHHEFEHTLVHELEADNLRSPRQHGTLLASVLGDAAIRRYHEWGYPFDGDLITALPSADYQMSDYRVRPASVTEAVKEGDIVDLGNRHFEVLHLPGHSPGSIGLWEPGTGTLFSGDAIYDGPLLDEIGGADISTYVRTMKRLRELPVQVVHAGHDASFGRDRLVALIDAYLAKRE, from the coding sequence ATGCTACCGATTGCCGACCGTTGGTTTGAACTGAAGCGCATCAGTGACGAAATCACCCTGCTGTGGGAACCTCACGTCGTGCCACTGATGCGATGCAATATCTGGCATGTTCGGGGCCGCGACCGGGACCTGATGATCGACACCGGAATGGGCATCGCCAGTCTGCGCGACGCCGCCCGGCATCTGCTGCAAAAGAACGTGATCGCAGTGGCGACACATACGCACTCGGACCATGTTGGCGGGCATCACGAGTTCGAGCACACGCTTGTCCACGAACTCGAGGCCGATAACCTGCGCTCGCCACGCCAGCACGGAACGCTTCTCGCGTCAGTATTGGGCGATGCGGCGATTCGTCGATACCACGAGTGGGGCTATCCGTTCGATGGCGATCTGATAACCGCTCTACCAAGCGCCGATTACCAGATGTCTGACTACCGCGTGCGACCTGCGTCCGTCACTGAAGCGGTGAAAGAAGGGGATATCGTCGATCTCGGCAACCGGCATTTCGAAGTCCTCCATCTGCCAGGCCATTCACCGGGGAGCATCGGTCTTTGGGAGCCGGGCACCGGCACGTTGTTTTCCGGCGATGCGATCTACGATGGCCCGCTGCTTGACGAGATCGGCGGTGCTGACATCTCGACCTATGTGCGCACGATGAAGCGTCTGCGCGAGTTGCCCGTGCAGGTCGTCCACGCGGGACACGACGCGAGCTTCGGACGGGACCGGCTGGTCGCCCTGATCGACGCCTATCTGGCCAAGCGCGAGTGA
- a CDS encoding glutathione S-transferase C-terminal domain-containing protein, whose protein sequence is MGNADIGNDSASRLRRWVIEAILTSNPQVSSIADLRVVANLLGDRCFFFGTEPATIDAAIYAASPTPITTTLRRR, encoded by the coding sequence ATGGGAAACGCCGATATCGGTAATGATTCTGCCTCACGGCTTCGCCGTTGGGTTATCGAAGCGATTCTAACTAGCAACCCGCAAGTATCTTCCATCGCCGATCTGCGCGTGGTGGCCAATCTGCTCGGCGACAGGTGCTTTTTCTTCGGGACTGAGCCGGCCACCATCGATGCCGCGATTTACGCTGCGTCCCCAACACCTATTACGACGACATTGAGACGCCGTTGA
- a CDS encoding phosphatase PAP2 family protein, translating to MSENSIRSATSAVRHLLVCVVLVITSQAASAGLDHEIAYDNSGIWNRNVQLAIEYSAIAVGVGGALWLGNDSELGHTFWQTLDSEAISAAAAQGMKYAFGRQRPSAGKGPNAWFQGGQSFPSGEVTLQASFVTPFIVHYGRRYPAVWALELLPLYDGVARMKSHAHWQTDVLGGWALGTAVGYLTTTWETPISVMILPHGFAVGLSKRF from the coding sequence ATGTCTGAGAATTCGATTCGGTCCGCTACATCTGCAGTCAGGCACCTGCTTGTTTGTGTCGTATTGGTGATAACGAGCCAGGCCGCTTCGGCAGGACTGGATCACGAGATCGCCTATGACAACAGCGGCATCTGGAATCGCAACGTTCAGCTCGCAATCGAATATTCGGCTATTGCAGTCGGCGTCGGCGGGGCGCTTTGGCTCGGCAACGACAGTGAACTCGGACACACTTTCTGGCAGACGCTGGACTCTGAAGCCATTTCTGCGGCTGCGGCTCAGGGGATGAAATATGCATTCGGCCGGCAGCGGCCGTCCGCCGGAAAAGGCCCCAACGCCTGGTTCCAAGGTGGGCAAAGTTTTCCGAGCGGGGAAGTCACGCTGCAGGCCAGCTTCGTGACGCCTTTCATCGTTCATTATGGACGGCGCTATCCTGCTGTATGGGCGCTCGAACTGCTGCCTCTTTATGACGGCGTCGCACGCATGAAATCGCACGCGCATTGGCAGACCGACGTTCTCGGCGGGTGGGCGCTTGGAACAGCCGTTGGGTACCTGACGACGACATGGGAAACGCCGATATCGGTAATGATTCTGCCTCACGGCTTCGCCGTTGGGTTATCGAAGCGATTCTAA
- a CDS encoding filamentous hemagglutinin N-terminal domain-containing protein yields MCGFLGVPGRLCKPALVLSTCASLSVAFAAGPLPQNGHFVAGAGGIASCPDQITITQSTPRGVIDWNSFSIGAGNNVKVNNGSGATLSRVTGSSASTIDGNLSATGSFYLINPQGVVIGRQGVVTTGGRFVASALDTSNDGFMAGGPITLSGASKASVVNLGRISSSGGDVFLISLLHTENEGRIAAPHGTAELVTGKEILLKDSTTGTQVFVQPGGLGDVVNGGIIRAAQIHLEAADGNVYALAGRHAAMRATGTATRDGHVWLVARQGDVQQHERITATNSDGTGGTVDTTGKTMEFEHSTVTASEWNIGVDKLNAGPHNSAALSRSLSNGTSVTINAGSDINMLSTLRWTGDASLSLSAGHSILLGPMTTLSNTGAGNLLLRADSKNIDNNGSVTNTGTIDWSKSTGIVAVLYDSNGRFAPGTIRTNVSWAAAPFSGLKTQVTAYQLVNSIDELEKISQNLGGNYALGKDLSANSPFTPIGIGSTTGFTGQFDGFGHTIDGIDVSTTPDSNSPPLGTFSTIGASGVVRNVNLTNAYSSPWGTVAGLLAGSSAGLVANVSVKGEMSTEEIGAGAIGGVVGDNSGTISRATSNVSMYAQGSMGGIALSNSGLIVQSSASGDYGGGTHAHVGGIAAGNGGVIRQSYATGSGGGVTDGGLTEYNGGRIEESFAAISLPTGLPPGYVGGIASTNAGTVGKDVYWDRQVTGQTVGAASGTPIPASNGLTTAQMGMASSFGPTWNFAPGGTWTFVAGVSHPVLQWQVGK; encoded by the coding sequence ATGTGCGGATTTCTCGGTGTTCCTGGTCGGCTTTGTAAGCCTGCCTTAGTCCTTTCCACATGCGCATCACTATCGGTGGCGTTCGCGGCAGGCCCCCTTCCGCAAAACGGCCACTTCGTCGCGGGTGCTGGCGGCATTGCCTCGTGTCCGGACCAAATCACGATCACACAGAGCACCCCGCGGGGCGTGATCGATTGGAACAGCTTTTCCATCGGCGCGGGCAACAACGTGAAGGTCAACAACGGCTCAGGTGCAACGTTATCGCGCGTGACCGGATCGAGTGCCTCGACCATCGACGGGAATCTGAGCGCCACCGGGAGCTTCTATCTGATCAATCCGCAGGGCGTGGTGATTGGACGGCAAGGCGTCGTCACTACCGGCGGTCGCTTCGTCGCTTCTGCGCTGGATACGAGTAACGACGGCTTCATGGCTGGCGGTCCCATCACTCTGTCCGGCGCGAGTAAGGCTTCCGTGGTAAATCTCGGCCGCATTAGTTCAAGCGGTGGGGATGTCTTTCTCATCTCCCTTCTCCATACAGAAAACGAAGGCCGCATCGCTGCACCGCACGGAACCGCGGAACTCGTCACCGGCAAGGAGATCTTGCTGAAGGACTCGACGACCGGCACGCAAGTGTTTGTACAGCCGGGCGGTCTTGGCGATGTTGTGAACGGAGGCATCATCCGGGCTGCACAGATCCATCTCGAAGCAGCTGATGGCAACGTCTACGCCCTTGCCGGCCGCCACGCGGCCATGCGCGCGACAGGCACCGCCACGCGCGATGGCCACGTATGGCTCGTCGCTCGGCAAGGCGATGTGCAACAGCACGAGAGGATCACCGCCACCAACAGCGACGGCACCGGCGGCACGGTCGATACGACCGGTAAGACAATGGAGTTCGAACACAGCACGGTGACGGCATCGGAGTGGAACATCGGCGTGGACAAGCTGAATGCGGGGCCGCACAACTCCGCGGCGCTGTCCCGAAGCCTTTCTAACGGCACGTCGGTGACGATTAACGCCGGCAGCGACATCAACATGCTCTCGACGCTGCGGTGGACCGGCGACGCATCGCTTTCGCTTAGCGCGGGGCACTCGATTCTGCTCGGACCCATGACCACGCTATCGAATACAGGGGCAGGCAACCTGCTGCTTCGCGCTGATTCGAAGAATATTGACAACAACGGCAGCGTGACGAACACGGGCACGATCGACTGGTCGAAAAGCACGGGGATCGTCGCCGTGCTCTACGACTCGAACGGCCGCTTCGCGCCGGGCACCATACGCACGAACGTGAGTTGGGCCGCCGCGCCGTTCAGCGGACTGAAGACGCAAGTGACGGCGTATCAGCTTGTCAATTCGATCGATGAGCTCGAGAAGATATCGCAAAACCTCGGCGGCAATTACGCGCTCGGCAAGGACTTGTCCGCAAACAGTCCGTTCACGCCAATCGGTATTGGCAGCACGACCGGATTTACCGGCCAGTTCGATGGTTTCGGCCACACGATAGACGGCATCGATGTCAGCACCACTCCGGACTCGAACTCGCCTCCCTTGGGTACCTTCTCAACGATTGGTGCTTCAGGGGTGGTTCGCAACGTGAACTTGACTAACGCGTACTCTTCGCCGTGGGGAACGGTCGCCGGGCTGCTGGCGGGCTCTTCCGCCGGCTTGGTTGCCAACGTGAGCGTCAAAGGTGAGATGTCCACCGAAGAAATCGGCGCGGGAGCCATCGGTGGGGTGGTCGGCGACAACTCGGGCACCATCTCTCGAGCAACGAGCAACGTGTCGATGTACGCGCAAGGCTCGATGGGCGGTATCGCGCTATCGAACTCGGGCCTCATTGTTCAGTCGTCGGCAAGCGGTGACTATGGCGGCGGCACGCATGCTCATGTCGGCGGCATTGCGGCGGGCAACGGGGGCGTCATCAGGCAATCGTATGCGACCGGCAGCGGCGGCGGTGTCACAGACGGCGGACTGACAGAGTACAACGGGGGCCGGATTGAGGAATCCTTCGCCGCGATAAGTTTGCCCACCGGCCTGCCTCCGGGCTATGTCGGCGGTATTGCATCGACGAACGCGGGCACCGTTGGCAAGGACGTCTATTGGGACCGTCAAGTGACAGGTCAGACCGTGGGTGCCGCGAGCGGGACGCCGATTCCGGCATCGAATGGCCTGACGACTGCCCAAATGGGCATGGCATCGAGTTTCGGGCCCACGTGGAATTTCGCGCCAGGAGGAACGTGGACCTTTGTTGCAGGTGTCTCGCATCCTGTTCTGCAGTGGCAAGTGGGCAAGTAG
- a CDS encoding CHAP domain-containing protein, translating into MERRQLLLGLAALGLTGCAANGIAVRADQDTASSLLANAPTNDPLETVTYLMMEGEQRSVTDKDTPPFNTRWTHSANPLIIDMFNKIGFDVQNQGDCWSWCAATVSWCLQHCGYSITSMPAWARSYEDYAVGTDNPRQGDLAVFEHTTGSGGHIAFYLDRTATRVLVRGGNQEQDVTGATECITGDRPNNKIKDSIYLIDGPAMKLKTYRRYYRT; encoded by the coding sequence ATGGAACGTCGACAACTTCTTCTCGGCTTGGCCGCCCTCGGACTCACGGGTTGTGCCGCTAATGGCATAGCCGTTCGTGCAGATCAGGACACTGCGAGTTCATTACTTGCTAACGCGCCAACGAACGATCCGCTGGAAACCGTCACGTACCTGATGATGGAAGGCGAACAGCGAAGTGTTACGGACAAGGACACCCCGCCATTCAACACCCGCTGGACGCATTCAGCCAACCCTCTGATCATCGACATGTTCAACAAGATCGGGTTCGACGTCCAGAACCAGGGCGACTGCTGGTCATGGTGTGCAGCCACCGTCTCCTGGTGCCTGCAACATTGCGGATACAGCATCACTTCGATGCCGGCATGGGCTCGGAGCTACGAGGACTACGCGGTGGGTACGGATAACCCTCGTCAGGGTGACCTCGCCGTCTTCGAGCATACAACTGGCAGCGGCGGGCACATCGCCTTCTATCTTGATCGCACAGCGACGAGAGTGCTGGTCCGCGGAGGCAACCAGGAGCAAGACGTTACCGGTGCGACGGAATGCATTACCGGAGACCGTCCGAATAACAAGATTAAAGACTCCATCTACCTGATCGACGGTCCCGCAATGAAGCTGAAGACTTACCGGCGTTATTACCGGACCTAG